The genomic interval TGGGAATTGACGGCAAACACATTGAGGTGACTACCCAGCCGAAGTTGTTGGGGCTCGCTAAAGATGTTCTGGAGCGCGCCCAGCAAGGGCTCTATGACGCAATTGCCATAGGGAGAAGGGGACTTTCCCGGGTCCAGAAGACCTTTGTGGGGAGCGTTACCGCCAAACTGGTGGAGCATTCCACAGCAACTCCTGTGTGGGTAGTAGACGGCAATGTGACATCCACAAAGATCATGGTAGCCGTGGACGGCTCTGAAGCTTCGCTTAGGGCCGTGGATCACTTGAGCTTCATGATTGGGGGAAATCCTAAGGTCAGATTAACTCTTTTTCATGTCATACCGAAGCTTGGAGACTACTGCGTAATAGACTTTGAGGGAAGCGGCGTCGAGCAAGTCATTGCAAGAAGCAACAGGCGATGTATAGAGGATTTCTACGCTCATGCACGGAGAATACTTGAGGATGCTGGCATGCAGGATAAGCAGGTTGAGATCAGGACGGCTAAGCGAAAGAGGAACCCGGCCAAGGCCATTGTTGAAGAAGCCAGAAAGGGAGACTACGGCACAGTGGTTGTCGGCAGACGGGGTAGAGGCAAAGCATTTTTTATGGGAAGTGTGTCAAGATACGTGCTGGACAGAACGTCGAACCGGGCACTATGGCTTGTTTCCTAATCGTTATGCGTAGACACGTCATGGAAAACCTGCGTTTTTTCCGCGCGTTTTGCCTGGCCACCGACCTGGCAGGAGTCTCTGAGTCACGTGGGAATACCAAGCTTGGGAAAGACATAAAGCTGGAGCAGGACCCAGACAAGGAAAATAACTAGTATGATTAGTATCTCGGACATTCCTTTTTCCTTCAGCCAACGGCTGAAATGATTTAGGCTCAGGAAAAACCTCCGGCAGACGTGCCGCAGGAAGACGCTGCGGAAGCTCCCAGTTCGCCGGCTGCACTGCCCGAGGAAAAGATTGACAGCAGGCGCTCCGTATCGGTTGATTCACATTTTGGGCACTTGATGGGATCACGATCAGTTGAAAAGACAATTTGCTCAAATTCTGCGCCACATTTTAGGCAACGAAATTCATATAGAGGCATCTGTTCCTCCTCGTAACGTACCAGACTCCTTCGTCAAGAAAGCCGAAGGAGATTTCGGCATCTTTAATGTATACACAAAAGTAGTCTACACTTTGTTTTCAGTAACCGTTCACGGGTTTAGAGGCTCAAAGGTTGTAACTCTGAACTCTGAACCTGTGAACGCCTACATTGTAATTATTAAGCATCCAGTCACGTATTGCAAGGTCTTTTGTCACTGTTGATGATTATTTGGTTGAAATGATTACGAAATATTTGCCCTGGCTCATAGCGCTGGTATACTTCATATGTCCGTATGATGTAATTCCGGATTTTCTTTTCGGACCGGGATGGCTCGATGATCTCGGTGTGCTCGCCCTGGCATGGTGGTGGGCAACCAGAATCAAAAGGGCCTATCAGACTCGAACCGGCCCGGAGCCCAGGGGAACATACCAACAGAAATCCTCCAGCGCAAAGGGACAGGCCGCAGAGGATCCGTACGAGGATGAGGACCCTTACAACATATTGGAAATCGAAAGAGGCGATTCCAAAGACAAGATCAAAGCAGCGTACAAGAGACTCGCAGCCCAATACCACCCCGACAAGGTACAGCACCTTGGAAAAGAATTTCAGGAGCTTGCCCACAACAAGTTCGTGGCCATTCAGAGGGCCTACGATAAGCTCATGAAATAATTCAAAGACTCAGGGCGGGCATAGGCAGATAACTAAGCTTCTATGAGCCGACAGTTGTTTTCTTCAGCATACTGTTCGCCTCTTTT from Deltaproteobacteria bacterium carries:
- a CDS encoding universal stress protein, which produces MEKKILLAVDDSIHSKHAIQYAVRMSSAVKDLTFTLFHVQPAISQFLLDEAKTDFKANAELKKAIRKNTEHAQGILEKFKGQMVRMGIDGKHIEVTTQPKLLGLAKDVLERAQQGLYDAIAIGRRGLSRVQKTFVGSVTAKLVEHSTATPVWVVDGNVTSTKIMVAVDGSEASLRAVDHLSFMIGGNPKVRLTLFHVIPKLGDYCVIDFEGSGVEQVIARSNRRCIEDFYAHARRILEDAGMQDKQVEIRTAKRKRNPAKAIVEEARKGDYGTVVVGRRGRGKAFFMGSVSRYVLDRTSNRALWLVS
- a CDS encoding zinc ribbon domain-containing protein → MPLYEFRCLKCGAEFEQIVFSTDRDPIKCPKCESTDTERLLSIFSSGSAAGELGASAASSCGTSAGGFS
- a CDS encoding DnaJ domain-containing protein, producing MITKYLPWLIALVYFICPYDVIPDFLFGPGWLDDLGVLALAWWWATRIKRAYQTRTGPEPRGTYQQKSSSAKGQAAEDPYEDEDPYNILEIERGDSKDKIKAAYKRLAAQYHPDKVQHLGKEFQELAHNKFVAIQRAYDKLMK